From the Apteryx mantelli isolate bAptMan1 chromosome 29, bAptMan1.hap1, whole genome shotgun sequence genome, the window GCCCTTCCTGCTGCCGGGGTAGCCCATCTCCAAAAACGACCACGAGACTGCAGCAGAAGCCTGTCGCACTAGAGGTGCCTGTTGCAAAGAAATACCCTAAATAAACCGGTTCCCCCTCTTGGCTGGCAACTCTGCTCCCCTCCAGCCCCACAAACTCGGTCGAGGAAAACATTCCCGCTGTCCAAGCGGCAAAGGAAACCCCCGCGAGGTAAGAGAATCCGTCTGTATTAAACTGTACACCGAAGAATTGCGTTTGCCCTTTTGCGGGTAGACGTACCAGCCCGTTACACAGATAACGCGTCTGTCCGTATCCTGGACGGAAAGGCAACTCcggccttcctcccctcccaggaGCCCGGGCGAGCGGCCGGGTCGCAGGGTCCGCGTGGGACCAAAACGCGGGTCTccaaaggcaggagaaagcacaAGGCTTGGGTCCCTTCTTACCCCACCCGAGCACCAGCGAGCAGGACGCGCTGGGGGCCGCGAAGACGAGGTCTCGTACGGGGCGAGAGGGGTTAGGAAGGATTCGATCTTAAAACTACACCAAAGGCTCGGCGGCTCCAACCGGCCGGGCCGAGGGCACGGTTTAGCAATCAGGAAAGAGCAGCGAAGCAGAGCACGAGTTAATTTGGGCAAGGCCCACTCTGGAAAGCACTTGAGGAGGTTTCCACACCTCGGGGTCGTGGAAGCTCCCGGGGAACTCGCCGAGAAGCCGGTCTCGCCACGGATTAGAGTGTTACACGAGTGCTTCGGTGTTAGAGTCGGTCTTTGCGTTTCCAGTTAGCTTCTCCCCACGCCTCGAACCTCAGCACCGCTTCGCGAGCCCCACGCCGCGCACCGAGGTTTCGCCTGCCCCCACTGAGGTCAGGTTACCGATTCCACCGCGAttactgggggagggaggggaagggtcGCTACACGGTAGAAATCATCTGCTACGGGAGGAAATGAATCTTCCCTAGGCCTAGACGGAAGGTAGGCGGTTCACGGGAAACACTGTTAAGGCAAGAGGCCTAGCGGAGATCCATCAGTACCACGTCTCTCTCCATCACCGCCACGTGATTGCAGGTCtggaagagggaggagaagcaGGGGCAGACGGTTAGTCGGATGCTCCCACGGCTCCCCGAAGTCCGCTCTACCTCCTTAGGCAACCCGCGCCCCGGAGCAGCCCCCGCTTTGCAGGGTGCAAACCAAGACGGGGCAGGAACCAGCGCCCTGCCCAGCATCACACCGAGACGGTGGCAGGACACGGATGCAAACCTCTCCTCCAACCCGCTCCCCCCGTCCCGACCCGACGCTGCAGGGAAGCGCCCCGTTTCACACCTCCACCTCGCTCTAATAACTTGGAGACATTTGCATCTCGGCTCCCGAGAGAAGCAAGCCCCTGCTGGGACGTCTCTCCCGCCCGAGGTCTTAGCCCGGCCCCCCGCGATGGCTAAAATCCAAGCGGCCGACGTGAACGTGCCCCCGCTGCCTCGCGGGTGACTTACGGTGAAGAGAGGGGGGTCTTTGGAGTGCGGGTGGAAACCCTTCTGCCGACAGGAAGAGATCTCCTCCAGGCCGTGCTCCGTCAGCTTGAAAAAGCCCGTCCTGCAGTAAACACACACAAGCTCCGAAAAGGCTCCAGCCTCTGGGATAGAAACACCCGCTGCCGTGCTGGAGGAGGCGCCTGAGCCCGCTCATCCCAAGCGAGAGCGGAGATCCCCGCCGCGGGAtgctcctctcccagctgcagaCCCGTCTCCCTGCACGGGGGCAGACGGGAAGGCCTCTCCCGCCCCGTTTCCCTACTCACTCCTGGTATTTTGGAGAACACACAATAGCGATGGACTCTGGCAACATCATCTGGTAGGAGCAGTGTGTGTGCAGGTCCACGCTGGAGAGGAAGGCCGTCTGCGTGGGGTGAGTCTGAAACGCAGGGCAAGACAAGAGAGAGGAAATGACATTGGGGTCGGAGGACAGAAAGGGACTGCGTCTGCCGAGAGAAGGTCGTAACAGAGACGGGACATTGCTCCTTGGATGGCACAGAGCACCTGCTCGCTGTTACAGACAGAAAACGGCTTTGGATTACCCCAAAAAAGCTGCTCCTCTTTTCTGTTGGGAAAAAGCGCAGGAGGAGCTCCAGGTTTCTCACCATAACCCAGGCAAACGTACATTTTAAGGCCCAACACTGTCCTTGCTTTAATGCATGCGTCCCTGCAGGGCTGTCACTCCACACGCTTCCAAAATGCCGCTACCTCTGGGGCACAGCACGCCAGGCACGTAACATGCTGCCGAGACACTTCAAGACACCATATTCCACCGAGGTGGTCAAAGGTTTTAAGATCTCGGACAGCAACTGCTTTACCCGACTGGCCGAGGGCTGGATTTTATAGCCAAACTCCTgcagaaaggtttttttccttttgctcttttgcttgtttgggttttgttgcAAAGACCAGCAGGAAGGTCAGAGGGATTTCCACGGATCCCTGCACGTTACGGGCCTGACACTGAAGAGTTAACGCCAAAAGCAGACACCCCGCGCTATCAGGCACACGCAGCAGGCGTTGCTTTGTCAAAGCCCGGGAGGCAGCTGCTGCTTTCGAGAGATTACTCAGCAGCACCAAACGTTTTGCTTGGCACCGATCCGACTGCCAAAGGCTCCGTGGGGACAGGCAGCAGGGCAGCGCTGAAGCCGGCGCAGGAATCTGGAACTGGCACCTCTCGTGGCAGAAGAGCACACAGCTGGCTGCAAAAAAAGCAGCGCTACTACGAGGACGCACGGCGGGGGAGGCCCTGCGCTCGCTCACAGCGGGAGCTCCGTGCGGGAGGCCCAGCTGCCCGGACAGTGCCTCTGGAGTTGGCCTTTAGCTGGATGAAATGTGAGCCCCATGCCCAATACTCCACTTCCAACGGGACCGATGCTTTAGGAAAAGCCACATGAGCTTAGAACGAGCCTGGATTTTCACAGCAGGGTGAGCAGTGACGGCACCAGAGGGAGGAATCCAGCCGAAGGATGCTCCCTGCTCCATATTGTCTCCCCCAGCAAATCCTCCTCCACCAGCCCTGCTCCACACACCCCACTCCTTCCCGGCTAGATCCAAGGCCAATCTGGAAGCGAAGCAGGGACGAGAGACTCACGTGGATCCAGCCTAGCGTAACGAGGCCGTGCTGATCCTGGATGAGGAAGAGCTCCTCCTCGTTCTCCGTGTTGCAGTAATCGGGACCTCCGTACTGCTTGGGAACGATGACGTGGGTTATCGTGAACTCATTCCTCATCTGCAAGGCAGCACAGGGAGGCCGttaccccccagacccccccagcaGTCGACACTGCTGCCGCCCACTGGCGCCAAAGTAATTTCTCAAGCTTTGGGAACGAGGAGGTGCTTTTGCATCTACCGCACAGTCCCCCCAGCCGGGGGAACGCCAGCTCGGGAATCAAACCCAGGGACACATCTACCATCCGTTTACCGGTCACAGAAACGGTGACTGCAAGTTACTGGCAAAGAAGTTGCACAATTTTGGAGTCCGAGCATGGCCCACAGCTTTCTCCTGGACTTGCCTGTGGTGCAGAGCACCCGTGACAGCTCAGAGAAGCCCTGGGTACCCACCCGAAGGAAATCGCTCTCTCCACTTGCCAGGGGATGATGCCTCATAATTAAATAATCGCCATGTGCCTGGAAGCAGCTGGACCGCAGAAAGCTGTTACGTCAAACAACTTCATTTCAAAGCAAGCTTCTGTGAGCAAACCAGCCCCAGGCGCCCCAGGGGAGACAGGCTGGAGCTGTCTTTGGTCTGTGTGGGCAAAACCTGGTCTTGGTGAGGTTCCTAGCTCACAGCTGGGATCCTCAATGCTGCTAGGACCAAAAGGAAAAGTCACCCGGAGCTGCCTGTCACCGGCAACACGGGATCATTGCGCTTAAGGCAGGTACCCAGCAGAGTCATCACCAGGAGACAAGAAGGTGGACACCCACAGGGACCTGGCGGCTGTCACCTCACATGAATGTGCAGCCTGAGGAAATCCTAATGTacaagggaagaggaggaagaggagaggcagaTCATCCCCAATGCTCGTATGAAATCCTAGTCATTGGTGACGCTGCACTACAACCATCTGCAGCAGAATCCAGGTCCTGGGCAAGAATTTCTGGAGCTGCTCTAGTCTTTTTCCAAGCTATTGCATAGGGTTAAACCTTGAAAATATAGCCTCCGCGTCATTTTTAGGGTCTTAATTAGGATTAGCACCTTACCAGCTTCCCACAGAGGATCCCACATGTCTCCACACCCCGGATAGTGTTGGCATCAGCCAGCTGGAGGAATTTCTGGCAGAGCTCCCTAGGGACGATGACCTGGCGAAGAGCATCCATACTTGCATCTGCAGGGAGAACGGGAGCACAGTGAGCACTACAGGCAGGGACACTGGAGAAAAGTTCCCTCAGGTCAGTACCCAGAGGGACTAGACGGAAAAAGATCAGCCTGGAAATATTAACTATTCTAATGTCCACCCTTACAACACCATTCACGCTTTAATGAAGTCACTGTGGCACTTTATGAAGTCATTTATGGTCACTACCTCTTTCAAAACAGGGAAAGAGACACACAGAAAGATCTTTAGAAGTGCGTCCAAACTAGGATTttgctaaagaaaatgaaaacacaaacacTTACAAAGTGTCATTTAAAGTAAGATGTTTCACTGGTCAAGGACCAGCAATTTGGAAAAGTCTGAATTAGTATTTTGGTGCCCTGTTTGGCAGAAGAGGAGAATTCAGTCAGCCTAGCCAGGAACTAAACCCCAATCTCCAATGAGTATTCGGACCTAGTAAAATCGATAGCCAAATTAGGCTGTAGACTTTAGATCAGCAGAGAGACCGGGCTGGAGAAGCGTGGGAGACCGATTCCCAAAAGGAGTTAGTTCTCCCCCGTCCTCCAAATCTTTGTTGGACCACGGTGAGAACATCCAGTAACTTGGAAGAGCAAATCCCCAGAGGGAATGGAGCTATGACCAGATACTTCCAAGCTTCCCAGACAACTCGGCTCCTTGGCTGTGTTTGGTTCAGCCCCAGCAAGGGAGAAGGCCGTACTGAGATGTACTAACTGTTTTCCGTGCTCCCCAAAGCACTAGGTTTCAAGGATCTGTCCACAACAGGAGGTTTGGATGACACAATCCCTGCCGACGGACTCGTGGGCTGAACTGGAGAGACAGGAACCTTTGGGATTAAATCAGTTGGGGGCTTTTCCACGCCAGGGATGAGGGGCCCATCCAGAGACTGGGGACTCGGCTCTGGCTTGCCAAATTCCTGCACTATCCTCAGACGCTCCTTCTCCAGGTCCTGCCGTCGAATCATCTCCTCAAAGGCATGAAACTGCtcttgctctgcctgctgctgcttcatTAGGGCTACCCGattcctctcttcttccagctgctgtTGCAAAGCCAAGTTGCGGGCaaattcctcttcctcctccttctgcagggagaAATAAACCAAAGGACATCAGCAGACAGGAGAACACCAGCTCGAGGCAGGATAGGGAGTCTACACACTGTCATTCCTTTAGCTGTAGCTTTCGACCTGTTGCCTGCAGACCTTCAGCAATCCCAGACTACCTTTAGAAGTAGCCTGCAAAAGGGAACCAGCAAAAAGCATTCCTCCTGCAAGGAAGCTCCAGCTTGCCAACCAGAGATCTGCACTTCCATCAGCACAGCTAGCTGGACCTGGGCAGTAAACTGCTGCCTTACCCCTCCTCGCAGAAATATAATTCCAGATCCATTTCCCTCTGTCCTATCTGCAAAAAACGCACTCGCTCACAGCAAACTGACTGTAGAGTTTTCTGCTTTGCCCGCAGAAGCCCAGCTGCCTGCTGAGCTTCTGAATCACGAGGCCTGTACCTCATGTTGGGACGAGAAGGAAAAGCAACCAACCAAACAACATCTCCCCCCTCAAGTAAcgaaaggaggaggaggtggaagctGGTGCAGTTGTAAGATGCACTGGCATTTGGTTATCTCCCCCTCTGCTCTCTTTGCAGGGGCTTTTGAGGAACAACCTAAAGCAAGAAGTGCAAGATATGGGGACTCCCAGCTTGGACTGTCTCCGGGACGTGCAAGGAGAAAAGATGCAGGGACACCTGTGACCGAttcacctacacaatggcagcagaaACGAGACCGAGACAGCCGGCTCCCTCTGGTACGGGTGACAGGGCTGGACCCTGCAAGCTGGGGTGACCCAGACTTCACATTTCAGTGCATCCGGGGAGCCCTGGAGACCTGCCCTCTTCCAAACCCTTTGTGGCCGTGGGTTTTCTGGGGAGCACAGGCCTCCAGTCTCCTCTCACTCACCTTCCGCTCGCTGTACTTAGCATAGTCCTTGGCGTACCTCTTTAATAGCTCCTTCTTGAGCTCTTCAGCTCTGGGGAACGCTACTTCTTTCAGTTTCTGAAGGAAGGAAACACGCACGGTTGTAACACGGCAAGAAAAGCAGGACCAGAGCAGATGCAAGGATCAGTGGACATGCAGCACCCAGAGAGAACAAACCCTCCTCTGGCACATGGCGCAGGAAGGGCCCGAGCACAGACAGCACTGCCAGCGACGCTGAGCACGAGCTTAGACAGTGTCGTCCTTTGCTCTTCTGGTCAACGttgagcagaggggcaggagcAACCTCCGAGGACCTCCCAGGCAACCCTTGAGGACCTCTGCACTAGGCATCTGCTCACAGTGCAAGGAAAAGCCAGGGGTGCTTGACAAGCAGGGAGTTTAAGAGGAAGCAAAGGAAGCCCCAGTACTCAACAGAAAGTAAACTAGATGGATACAACCACGGCCAGCCCCGTACAAGTACAACTGagcaagaagagcccaaactATAACTGCGGAGGGATCAGGGCCGCCTGGTCGAGCCAGGGTTTCTCAGTGTGAAGATGGATCACTCATCCCAGAGCCACTAAAACCCAAGATTCCTGACCCCAAAACATTTCCAAAAGCAGCCCTTCAAGTCTTGGCAACAGCGTTACTACTTACTTTCACCGTCTCCTTCTTCTCAGGTATGACAGCGTTTTTGTAGTCACGGTGCTTGGGCAGCTTCTCTATGAAGAGCCTGTAAACACCAGAGAGATTGCGTTTCTGGATGACAGCGGAAAGGGGCTAGCATGAAGCAGTAAGATGGGTTTTGGGGGTACAGATCAAGCTCATTCCCCTGCAGCGCAGACCCCCCCGCTCTGCCACCTCCCTGGGCCCTGCTCCCTGCAATCAGGATGCTCGCCCGCCTCTCCgcaaaaaaacacacagtgcCCTTCTGAGCTCTTCAGGGCGTGCGAGGGATCCTGTTCAGTCCCAGGGGAGCGCCTTGCACAGGGGATTTTTCCTGCACCTGGGCTCTGGACACGATCCTCAGGGATACATACATTTGCTTTTAACAGAAACATTAATAAACCAGCCTAAACCACACGGGACTCTGGCAGCAATTCCGGAAGGTCCTCGGGCACCTGCCTACATCTCTGCGAGCATCCGAAGGGACTGCAGGCAAGCTCAAGGACTCAGCTGACTCAGTGCTCACACTGTCCTTCTGCGCCAGGGAACAGAACAGTTTGTCCAGGGAAATTAGCTCCGACCTTGAAAACAAAACTTGCAGGTAGGCGAAAAGCAAGTTCACCGCGTCCTCGGCTGCTACGGCAGAAGTCTTTTGCCTCTGCTGCGTGACCGCGTGTACGATGAACAAACCCAGCTGCTTCAAAACCCCAGGACTCTGGGCAAGGGAAGCGCTTTCCGCAAACCCCAAATGCTCCCGGGTTGCCATGGGAAGCACGAAGATGCTCTTGCCAGAGGTTGCAGGATCAGCCTAACCACGTCACCGCCCGGAGCCACGGAGAAGCCGTCGCCCCGTCCAAAGGGCCCGGCAAGGTCCCCGCTCGCAGCTGGCGGTTGCGAAGTAGGTCACTGTGCCGAGGAGACAAAATACGGCTGCGATCGCTGCCAACAGCTTGCAGATTTAAATGGAAGGGATTAATTAAGAAGGATTAAGAGCAGATGCTGGCCTGGGAAGGGTGGGGAAACCAGCTGGGTTTCCACAAGTCAGAAAGGGTGGAAAATGGGCAGTGGGATGGGGAGCGCTCGGGTGGCCAGAGGAAGATTTCGGGGCAAGACCAGGCAGTGGCAggctggggaaggaggcagaagaaGGGGAGGAACAGTTGGAAATTTCCTATCCGCAGCCCAGCCGAGGCTTGGCAGCGCTTAATCCTGCGGCTCCTATCGCCACAAGCTTTGGGCTCGTCCAAACCTCCGAGCGCTCCTGGGTCCACCGTGAACAGCAGCTGTTTGGCACCGAGCAGTCGCTTCGCAGGCTATTTTTAAGCGCTGCTGCGGCACGTGTGCCAAGCCAGCGTCTCCCGAGTCCCTCGCAAAACCCCACGCAAAGCCCCGGAGCCAATCCCAGCAGAGCCAGGCAGCTCACAGCCACGCAGGCAGCCCAGGAGCCCAAACACCACAGGAAAtccacctctttttttcttttttttcctcttattttgctCTAGCAAAAACAACCTGCTGTGTCTGCTGGTGATTCAAGCAGGACAGACCCGCTCAGGCCAGCGCGGAAGAAGCCGTTCCCAGTACGGTTAAACAAGAGAAGCGAGCAGATGTCTTCCAAGGTGATGAGAGACATGTGCTAAAAGTCCATTTTGGTTATTCTTACGGATAACCGTGCCGCCCTCTGGCCCCTCACGAGGAGGGCCGGGCACTCAGCTCCCTTTCACACATGGGAAACAGAAGTGCTGAGCGGCTAAACGACTCGCACGAGATTGAGCAGGCAGCCTGGCGCAGAGCGGGGAGCCGGCCGCCTCGCCGGGAATCTCGCTGCCTGCCTCCCTTGAGATCTCCCAAAATCTCGCCGCAAGATTCAGCCTTGGGATCAGGAtatcggggggaaaaaaagagaaatccagttcCCTaaggccccgcagcccccccgcaaGACACGGACTCGCTGCCAAGGACAGAGCGCTTGCTTCCAGCCGACGCACCAAGCGCAGGGTGTAGCCAAGAGCCTCGCGCCGACTTCTCGAGGCTGGACTCGGCCCCAGGAGGGACGTCCCCGTCCCCAAGCCCGAGCCCGACACAGAAAGCGCCCGCGCGAGGCCATACACTCGGGTAGGGAACTCGGCTCTGAGAAAGGACACTGCAAGTCCCCAGCTGCATCGCTGACCGCGGATTTAGGCTGAAGCTACAGGGGAAAAATCCAGGGGAAAGGGGAGAG encodes:
- the STAMBP gene encoding STAM-binding protein, giving the protein MCVIMPDHADISLPPEERVRSLIQMGSAVEVNEDVPPRRYYRSGVEILRMATIYSEEGNIEHAFILYNKYITLFIEKLPKHRDYKNAVIPEKKETVKKLKEVAFPRAEELKKELLKRYAKDYAKYSERKKEEEEEFARNLALQQQLEEERNRVALMKQQQAEQEQFHAFEEMIRRQDLEKERLRIVQEFGKPEPSPQSLDGPLIPGVEKPPTDLIPKVPVSPVQPTSPSAGIVSSKPPVVDRSLKPSALGSTENNASMDALRQVIVPRELCQKFLQLADANTIRGVETCGILCGKLMRNEFTITHVIVPKQYGGPDYCNTENEEELFLIQDQHGLVTLGWIHTHPTQTAFLSSVDLHTHCSYQMMLPESIAIVCSPKYQETGFFKLTEHGLEEISSCRQKGFHPHSKDPPLFTTCNHVAVMERDVVLMDLR